In Epinephelus lanceolatus isolate andai-2023 chromosome 16, ASM4190304v1, whole genome shotgun sequence, one DNA window encodes the following:
- the LOC144467437 gene encoding uncharacterized protein LOC144467437 has product MQIEDEGEVSGLPGASQSGAAAEEATLTGEGDPETSVLGASHGKQSTFHDVHEDLCHSSSVCCLRQHTNNHSCTSNNHSCHRNNHSCPSNNHGCCCNNHSCTSNNHSCTSNNHGCTNNNHSCRSNNHSCCNNHSCTSNNHSCRSNNHSCCNNHSCTSNNHSCTSNNHSCCCNNHSCRNNYSCRGNNHSWTSNNHSCTSNNHSCCRNNYSCPSTNHSCCSNGSRSNHRCCSNGSRSNHSCCSNSSRNNHRCCSNGSRSNHSCCSNGSRNNHSCCSNGSRSNYSATSSSTRANNCCLLCSC; this is encoded by the exons ATGCAGATAGAGGATGAAGGAGAGGTCAGTGGACTTCCAGGGGCCAGTCAGTCAGGGGCTGCCGCTGAAGAAGCCACTTTGACAGGGGAAGGTGATCCAGAGACCAGTGTGCTAGGGGCCAGTCATGGCAAG CAAAGCACCTTCCATGATGTTCATGAAGATCTGTGTCATTCTTCTTCTGTGTGCTG CCTCAGgcaacacacaaacaaccacagctgcaccagcaacaaccacagctgtcacaggaacaaccacagctgccccagcaacaaccacggctgctgctgcaacaaccacagctgcaccagcaacaaccacagctgcaccaGCAACAACCACGGCTGCACcaacaacaaccacagctgtcgcagcaacaaccacagctgctgcaacaaccacagctgcaccagcaacaaccacagctgccgcagcaacaaccacagctgctgtaacaaccacagctgcaccagcaacaaccacagctgcaccagcaacaaccacagctgctgctgcaacaaccacagctgccgcAACAACTACAGCTGCCGTGGGAACAACCACAGCTGGaccagcaacaaccacagctgcaccagcaacaaccacagctgctgcaggaacaacTACAGCTGCCCCAGCACCAACCACAGCTGTTGTAGCAACGGCAGCAGGAGCAACCACAGGTGCTGCAGCAACGGCAGCAGGAGCAACCACAgttgctgcagcaacagcagcaggaaCAACCACAGGTGCTGCAGCAACGGCAGCAGGAGCAACCACAGTTGCTGCAGCAACGGCAGcaggaacaaccacagctgctgcagcaacggCAGCAGGAGCAACTACAGcgccaccagcagcagcaccagagcCAACAACTGCTGCCTCCTCTGCAGTTGTTAA